In Amycolatopsis coloradensis, one genomic interval encodes:
- a CDS encoding DUF6307 family protein, which translates to MNADTVPVSRYEIRVDTVKKIVTEHTGLDNEAAFALAVHMVRALDTVPEPVR; encoded by the coding sequence ATGAACGCCGACACCGTCCCCGTCTCCCGGTACGAAATCCGGGTCGACACCGTGAAGAAGATCGTCACCGAGCACACCGGCCTCGACAACGAGGCGGCGTTCGCGCTGGCCGTGCACATGGTGCGGGCACTCGACACCGTCCCGGAGCCCGTCCGCTAG
- a CDS encoding RGCVC family protein, producing MTSARSLGDVAEPADGDRCPSCPHPLSAHDVIARRFCTATAAGGFSRGCTCATKPETTE from the coding sequence ATGACCTCCGCGCGCTCCCTCGGCGACGTCGCCGAGCCCGCCGACGGCGACCGGTGCCCGAGCTGCCCGCATCCGCTCTCCGCGCACGACGTGATCGCCCGCCGGTTCTGCACCGCGACCGCGGCCGGCGGCTTCAGCCGCGGCTGCACCTGCGCCACGAAACCCGAAACAACCGAATAG